Genomic DNA from Prunus persica cultivar Lovell chromosome G1, Prunus_persica_NCBIv2, whole genome shotgun sequence:
GCTGAAGAATCATAACGAGTGAGTTGAAAAATCAACCCCAGATTCTTCATTATTTTCCAAACAGCCCCTGTAGACCTTTTCCTCTCTGTTTCTCGTTCATTTCTTCTCTCCTTCAcactatctctctctcttacctGGTAAgcccctctttctctctgtatATCTCTATCTCTATCTCTATATCCCTCCCTGTGTATAAGGCCATGTTTGGCGAGAAGGATCGCGCTAATGGTCTTCATGCCTGTGAGGATGAGGCCTCCCAGAGCAAGCTCACACGCCATATCTCTAAGCAAAACAAAGACAAcccagaagagaaaatgggttTTACTGAAAAGGGTATAGGTTTTCTCAGAGAATCAGACATGGGTTCTGATGGGTTTCAATCGAAATCCTCAAAAATAGGAAACTTGGGTTCCCAGGAGCTGACTCTCAGCTATCTCTGCGATAGTTCCAAACTGGGTTTTCTAGAGAAAGAGTTTGCCGGGGCAAATTTGCTGACTTCCTTGGAGAAAGAGAGCTTTAAAGGTAAAGAaatccttgtttctgccaatTCAAGCCAAGATCACAAATGGGTAGAGAGAGATTTCCTTAATTTGAACGAGACTCGGCTGAATTGGTCAAAGCGAGAGCTTGTGGAGGAGACTGAAAGAGAGCGCAGGGACAAGAAGCCAAAGCTCGAGACTTTGAATCTCTCTCTAGCCTTACCTGAGGtctcgctctctctcactGCTTCAAACGCCTTACAAAATGGTGACCCTCCAGCTATGCCAAGACCTAGCAGAAGTGTACAATCTTTGGCACCATCTACtaacaatacacaaaccacttgTTCCAACGATTTCACAGCAGCTTCATTATCTTACTCTTATTCCCACCCCTTTTCCCACAACCCCAGTTGCTCGCTTACGCGAAATTCGACCGAGAATTACGAGTATTCGGTTGGGAAAGATGATCAAATTTGGAACTGTGGAGAAGGGACTAATGGGTCAGTTCATAGTCGGTTTAAGCCAATTGGAGATGGAGTCGCTTTGTCAAATCATGGTGGTGGGATTTACTCGTTGATGCAGAGTAATCGTAAGGATTCGTGTAATAACAGTCTTTATAGGACAACTAGCTCTGACAACCTTTCGTTTTTCCCATCAGAGTTGCCTGCTAAGCCTAAAATTGATACCCAGTCTGGGGATTCTAGAGGGAGAGGTTCAGAAAGTTTGAGAGGCTTGGAGGATGTAGATGGTGGTGGGAGAGCCAGGAAACTTTCTAGACCGGAGAGAATTCTCCGCGAACTTATTTCGGAGTCTATACCTGTCATGGCTCAGATAATTCAGGAGCTTCCTGATGAAACACTCTTATCAACCAAGGAATACTTGAAGAATCTGATATCCATGCCTGAGAAGAAAGAGGAGTTAGTGAGCCTTCAAAACCGGCTCCATAGAAGGTCTGATCTTACAAAGGAGAATCTTGCTAAGTGCCAGAAAGACCAATTGGAGATTTTGGTTGCGGTGAAAATGGGTCTTGGGAATTTTGTATCAGGCAAAAACCGCCTTCCCACAACCGAGTTGGTGGAGATTTTCTCGTTTATGAGATGTAAGAATGTGAACTGCAAGAGTTTATTGCCTGTTGAGGATTGTGACTGCAAGGTTTGCTCTGCAAATAAGGGTTTTTGCAGTTCCTGTATGTGTcctgtttgtttgaattttgactGTGCTAGTAATACTTGTAGTTGGGTTGGCTGTGATGTTTGTGGGCATTGGTGCCATGCTGCTTGTGGTATTCAGAGGAATCTCATTAAGCCAGGTCCTAGCTTGAAGGGGCCCTCTGGGA
This window encodes:
- the LOC18789922 gene encoding protein OBERON 3; protein product: MFGEKDRANGLHACEDEASQSKLTRHISKQNKDNPEEKMGFTEKGIGFLRESDMGSDGFQSKSSKIGNLGSQELTLSYLCDSSKLGFLEKEFAGANLLTSLEKESFKGKEILVSANSSQDHKWVERDFLNLNETRLNWSKRELVEETERERRDKKPKLETLNLSLALPEVSLSLTASNALQNGDPPAMPRPSRSVQSLAPSTNNTQTTCSNDFTAASLSYSYSHPFSHNPSCSLTRNSTENYEYSVGKDDQIWNCGEGTNGSVHSRFKPIGDGVALSNHGGGIYSLMQSNRKDSCNNSLYRTTSSDNLSFFPSELPAKPKIDTQSGDSRGRGSESLRGLEDVDGGGRARKLSRPERILRELISESIPVMAQIIQELPDETLLSTKEYLKNLISMPEKKEELVSLQNRLHRRSDLTKENLAKCQKDQLEILVAVKMGLGNFVSGKNRLPTTELVEIFSFMRCKNVNCKSLLPVEDCDCKVCSANKGFCSSCMCPVCLNFDCASNTCSWVGCDVCGHWCHAACGIQRNLIKPGPSLKGPSGTSEMQFHCIGCGHASEMFGFVKDVFLCCAKDWGLETLIKELDCVRKIFRRSDDFKGRELHIKAEEIISKLGSQMMSPSDACNFIIQFFNYTDGVSEYPASRISTKELAVTQASLRKDATPFSQSASLPPKYAAYNTSSSIQCDLLSNDTRQNDLKSSLISNEDEFQFGTLPKIDGFESLESIVRIKEAEARMFQGKADEARREAEGYRQMIQTKTDKLEEEYAKKFSKLCLQETEERRRKKLEELKILESSHCDYYNMKTRMQAEIAGLLERMEATKQQRV